The genomic interval CCGTAGACCCCACCTTCCGCTTCATGCCCAAGGACCACGACGGCAAGATCCGCATGGACTGCTCAAGCCCCTACGCCATGGCGGGCCTTCTGGCGCTGAAGGACCGCTTTGACCTGGCCATCGGCAACGATCCCGACGCTGACCGCCACGGCATCGTCACCCGAAAGGGCCTCATGAACCCCAACCACTACCTGGCGGCCGCCGTCTTCCACCTCTACACCACCCGCACCTGGCCGGGGGCCAAGGTGGGCAAGACCGCGGTGACCAGCGCCCTTCTGGACCGGGTGGCCAAGGCCTTGGGGCGGGAGGTCTACGAAACCCCCGTGGGCTTCAAGTACTTCGTGGACGGGCTCTTGGAAGGCTGGCTGGGATTCGGCGGGGAGGAAAGCGCCGGAGCCAGCTTCCTGCGCTTCGACGGCAGGCCCTTTTCCACCGATAAGGACGGCATCCTCCTGGGGCTTTTGGCGGCGGAGATCCTGGCCAAGCGGGAAAAGGGGCCCGACGAGCTCTACGAGGAGCTGGCCGAGCGCCTGGGCCGGCCCCATTACGCCCGCAAGGACCTCCCCATCTCCCCCGAGGCCAAGGCCAGGCTGGCCCGCATGGCCCCGGAGGACATCCGGGAAAGGGAGCTGGCCGGGGAGCCCATCCTCCAGGTGCTCACCCGGGCCCCCGGGAACGGGGAGCCCCTGGGGGGCCTGAAGGTGGTCACGGAAAGCGCCTGGTTCGCCGCCCGGCCCAGCGGCACAGAGGATGTGGCCAAGGTGTATGCGGAAAGCTTCAAGGGCCCGGAGCATCTCCAGGCGGTTCTGGAGGCGGCCCTCAACCTGGTGCAACGGGCCCTAGCCTAAAAGGCCCCGGGGCAGGCCCCGGGGCCCGAACCACCCGGCTCTTAGGAAGCGGGGAAGGCGAAGCCCTCGTAGCCCAGCTCCGCCACCCCGAACCAGCGGTACTGCTCCTCCCGGAAGGCCTTCCAGGCGGTGTAGACCTTGCGGTAGGTGGCGTCCTTGGCCGCCTCCTCCTCGTACCACTCAAAGGCCGCCTTCTGCGCCGCCCGCATCACCTCCGCAGGCCACTTCCGGAGGCGCACCCCGGCGCGGATGAGGCGCTGCAGGGCCGGGGCGTTCAGCCGGTCGTACTTGGCCATCATCCAGAGGTTGGCCTCCGCCGCCGCCACCTCGATGGCCTGCTGGTAGTCCTTGGGCAGGCGCCCCCACTCCCGCAGGTTCACGTAGAAGGAGAGCATGGGGCCGGGCTCGTGCCAGCCGGGGTAGTAGTAGTACTTGGCCACCTTGTAGAAGCCCAGCTTCTCGTCGTCGTAGGGTCCCACCCACTCGGCGGCATCCACCACGCCCCGCTCCAGGGCCGGGTAGATGTCGCCCCCCGCCAGCACCTGGGGCACCACCCCGAGCCGGCTCATCACCTGGCCCCCGGGGCCCGGGATGCGCATCTTGAGGCCCTTAAGGTCCGCCACCCCCTTGATCTCCTTGCGGAACCAGCCCCCCATCTGCACCCCGGTGTTGCCCCCCGGGAACTGGATGATGCCGAAGTCGGCGAAGATGGGCCGGAAGAGCTCAATGCCCCCGGCGTGGTACATCCAGGCGTTCTGCTGCCGGGCGGTGAGGCCGAAGGGCACCGCGGTGTCAAAGGCGAACACCTGGGCCTTGCCCACAAAGTAGTAGCTGGCGGTGTGGCCCATCTCCACCGTGCCCTGCTGCACGGCGTCCATCACCTGGAGCCCAGGCACGATCTCCCCTGCCTGGTAAGGGCGGATCTGGAAGCGGCCGCCGGTGAGGGCGGAAACCCGCTCCGCCAGCACCTCCGCCGCCCCATAGATGGTGTCCAGGCTCTTGGGGAAGCTAGAAGCCAGCCGCCACCGGATGGTGGGCTGGGCCTGGGCGAATACCGGGCCAAAGGCTGCGCTGGCTGCTACGCCGATACCTGCCTTCTTTAAGAAGTCACGCCGCTTCATTCTCGACCTCCCTAGCGGTCCGGGGGGATTATACCCCACCTGGGGGTGGAAAGCGCAAGCCCCCTTGCAAGTTCTTGCGGTCAACGGACGTAGAAGTAGGTCTCCGCCACCTGGTAGCGGCGGGCTCCAGAGGCATCCAGGTAGACCCTGAGCCGGGCATCCCAGTCCGTGTATATCCCTTCCAGGCGCAGGCTCCCAGGCTGGCTATCCGTGTATACGGCCCGCACTCGATGGAGACCTCTCGGGGGCGTGAGGGTGTAGCGATAAGCCCCCGGGGGGAGCAGGTGGGTGCCCCGGCCCAGGTAGAAGCGGTCGAACTCATAGGTGCGCCCGTCGGGGTCTATGGCCACCAGGCTAATCCAGCCGGAATCCGCCAGGGTGAGGAGGAAGCGCACCTCCTCCCCCACGTAGTACGTGGCCCCCGCCCCCCGGTCCGGCTCAAAGCGCAGGATGGCGGGGGAGAAGTCCCAGCGGTAACTGACCGTGACCCCTTCAAGGGTCAGGGTGCAGGCGGAAAGAAGCCCCGCCATTAGAAGCCACAAAAGCCGCATGGTTACCTCCACCCTCAGTTTAGACCCACCGCAGGCCTACTCCCCTTCAGCAAACCTTAAGGGAGCCTGGGCCACGGGGACAAAGCGCCTGCGGTGCACGGGGGAAGGCCCAAGGGCCAGGAGAGCCTCTTGGTGCTCAGGGGTGCCGTAACCCTTGTGCCGGGCAAACCCGTAACCGGGGTAAAGGCGATCCAACTCCACCATAAGCCGGTCCCGGTGCACCTTGGCCAGGATGCTGGCCGCGGCCACGCTGGGGCTATTCTGGTCCGCTTTGGGAGGGGCAAGGAGGGGCAAGGAAGTAGACACCCGGAGGTAATCGGTGACCAGGGCCTCAGGGGGTGGATCCAGAAGGTCCAAGGCCCGTTGCGCCGCAAGAAGAGTGGCCTTCAAAACCCCAAGCCGGTCCACCTCCCCTACCTCCGCCACCCCCAGGGCATGGGCTAAGGCCACCCGCCGCACCTCCTCCGCCAGGCGCTCGCGCTCCTTGGGCCTTAAGAGCTTGGAATCCCGGAAAGGGTAGCGCCCCGGAGGCAGGATCACCGCCCCCACCACAATGGGGCCTGCCCAGGCTCCCCGGCCCGCCTCATCCACCCCGGCCACCCTTAAGCCCAAGGACCAGAAGGAGGCCTCGAGGCATCCTTGCACTTCCTCCATCCCCTGGCATTATGCCCTGTATCCCGAGCTTCTTGACATCCCCAGGCATAATCTGGAAAGGTTTGGATATGAGTCCCTCCCCCTTCCGGAGAGCGGCTGCCTTAACCCTAACCCTAGGCCTTACCCTGGCCCAGGGAATCACGGTCCGTACTCCCCTCGGCCCTGCCCTGGGCCAGATAGAAAAGGGCGCCATCGCCTTCTACGGCCTGCCCTATGCGCAAGCGAACCGCTTCGAAGCCCCAAGGCCCGTGGCCGCCTGGCCCCCCGGGGTCGGGAGGGAACGGGTGGCCTGTCCCCAAACCCTGGGCACCCCCGCGCGCCTTGGGGGATACCTGCCCCCGCAAAGGGAAGACTGCCTGGTGGTAAACCTTTTCCTCCCCTTGGAACTCCCACCTCCGGAAGGCTTTCCCGTGATGGTTTACCTGCATGGGGGCGGCTTCACCTCAGGAAGCGCCGCCGAGCCCATCTACGCAGGACACCGGCTGGCCCAGGAGGGAGTGGTTGTGGTCTCCGTGAACTACCGCCTGGGCCCCCTGGGGTTCTTGGCCCTACCTGCCCTAGCCAAGGAGGATCCCAAGGCGGTGGGGAACTATGGGCTTTTGGATCTGGTGGAGGCCCTCCGCTTTGTGCAACGGTATATTCGCTATTTCGGCGGCAACCCCCAAAACGTCACCCTCTTCGGGGAATCCGCCGGGGGCATGCTGGTCTGCTCCCTCCTCGCCACCCCGGAGGCCCAAGGGCTTTTCCACAGGGCCATCCTCCAGTCGGGTGGGTGCCACCAGGTGCGCCCCTTGGAAAAGGACTTCCCCTTCGGGGAACGGTGGGCCAGGAACCTGGGCTGCTCCCCGGAGGACCTGGCCTGCCTCAGGCACCTTCCCCTATCCCGCCTCTTCCCTCCTGAAGAGCCCAAGGCCCCTCCCGACATCACCGCCGCCGTCCTGGGCTTCCCCCTTTCCCCCTTCAAGCCCCACCTGGGGGCTCTGCTCCCGGAAAACCCCTTGGAGGCTTTGGGCCAAGGAAGGGCCCGGGGTATCCCCCTCCTGGTAGGGGCCAACCTCGAGGAGCTTACCTTTCCCGGTCTGGCCTGGCTCCTGGGACCCGGGACCTGGGAGGAGTTCAGCGGAAGGCTTGCCGCCCAGGGTATTCCCCCAAAGGAGCGGGAAGCCTTAACGAAGGCCTACCAAAGGCGTTTTCCCGACTCCCGAAAGGCCTGGGGAGAGGCCCAGACGGACCTACAACTCCTCTGCCCCTCCCTGAAGGCCGCCAGGCTCCAGGCTCCCTTCGCCCCCACCTACGCCTACCTTTTCACCTTCCGGGTCCCAGGCTGGGAGGGACTTGGGGCCTTCCACGGCCTGGAGCTCGCCCCCCTTTTCGGAAACTTCGAGGAAATGCCTTTTCTTCCGCTTTTCCTCAGCGCCGAGGCCCGGGAAAAGGCCGAGGCCCTGGGAAAGCGCATGCGCCGCTACTGGGTGAGCTTCGCCCGGGAAGGGGAGCCCCGGGGCTGGCCCCGCTGGCCCACCTACGAGGAAGGCTACCTCCTCCGGCTGGACGAGCCCCCAGGCCTCCTTCCCGATCCCTACGGGGAACGATGCGGTGCCCTCGAGGCCCTCGGGCTACTATAGGGGCATGAAGGCCCGCGCCACCTGCCCCCTGGACTGCCCCGACGCCTGTAGCCTCCTGCTCACCCTTGAAGAGGGAAGGCTCTCCCGGGTGGAGGGGGATCCCCGCCACCCCGTCACCCAAGGCTTCGCCTGCGCCAAAACCTACCGCTACCCGGAAAGGGTGAGGGAACGCCTCCTTTACCCCATGCGCCGGGTGGGGAAAAAGGGAGAAGGCCGCTTTGAAAGGATCTCCTGGGAGGAGGCCCTGGAGGAAATCGCCGAAAGGCTTAGGGCCATCCTGGACACCCACGGGGGGGAGGCCATCCTCCCCTACCACTATGCGGGCACCATGGGCCTTGTGGAAAACCAGCATCCCCTGGCCTTCTTCCGGGCCATAGGGGCCAGCGAGCTAGAGGAAACCATCTGCTCCACCGCGGGAAGCGCCGCCTGGGAGATGACCTATGGTCCCAGGCTCGGCCCCGACCCGGAGGAGGTGCCCGAGGCCCGTTACATCCTCCTTTGGGGCATCAACAGCCTCTCCACCAACAGCCACCTCACTCCCTTTCTCAAGGAGGCGAGAAGGCGGGGGGCCAAGGTGGTCCACATCGACCCCTACGAGAACCCCACCAGCCGATTCGCCGACGAGCACATCAAGCTCCGCCCGGGAACCGACGCCGCCTTGGCCTACGCCCTGGCCCACCTGCTTTTCCGCGAAAACCTGGTGGACTGGGAATACCTCAAGGAGGCCGCCACGGGGTTGGAAGCCTTCCAGGAGGAGGCCCGGAAGTGGCCCCCAGAAAGGGCCGAGGCCCTCACCGGGGTGCCCAAGGAGGCCATGGAGCGGCTGGCCCGGGAACTGGGGGAAGCCAAACGGGTCTTCCTCCGGGTGGGCTACGGGATGACCCGGCACCCGGGCGGGGGGAATGCCCTAAGGGCAGCGATCCTCCTTCCCGCCCTTGTAGGAGCCTGGCGCTACCCGGGATGCGGGGCCCTTCTTTCCACCAGCGGGGCCTTTCCCCTCAACAAGCGCTTCCTGGGGGGAAGGCATCTTCTGGAAGGATCCCACCCCCATGAGGGCTACTTCCGTCCCAACCCCAGGGTACGCCGGATCAACATGAACCAGCTGGCCAGCGCCCTCACCCGGCTTGCCCCCTCCATCCGGGCCCTCTTCGTCTTCAACTCCAATCCCCTGGTGGTGGCCCCGGACACGGGAAGGGTCAAGGAAGGGCTTTTGCGGGAGGACCTCCTCACCGTGGTCCTGGAACAGGTCCCGACGGAAACCGCCCTCTACGCCGACTACCTCCTCCCCGCCACCTTTTTTTACGAGCACCCCGACCTTTACACCAGCTACGGCCACTACTACCTCTCCTGGAACGAGCCCCTAACCGAGCCCGAAGGGGAGGCCAAGCCCAACACCTGGGTCTTCCGGGAACTGGGGAGGAGGCTTGGCCTAAAGGAACCCACCCTCTACTGGACCGCGGAGGAGGTGGCAGAAAGCCTCCTGGATGTGGACCACCCCTACCTTGCGGGCATCAACCTGAAGAGGCTTAAGGAGGAGGGGTTTGTGAAGCTCAACCTCCCCAAGCCCTTCCTGCCCTTCAGAAACGGCCCCGTGCGCTTTAGCCCACCCCCTGAGGTCATCCCCACCCAGACCCTCCCCGGCTACCCCTTGATCCTCCTCACCCCCCCGGCCCACCGCTTCCTGAACACCACCTACGGGAACGTCCAGGCCCTGGTGGAGGCGGAAGGAGGCGAGCCCAGGCTTCTCATCCACCCCAAGGACGCCGAGGAGCGGGGGATCACCGAGGGCATGCTGGTCTACATCCACTCCCCCCAAGGCAGGGTGGTGCGCAAGGCCAAGGTGACGGAGGCCCCCATGC from Thermus antranikianii DSM 12462 carries:
- a CDS encoding phosphoglucomutase, with amino-acid sequence MDLLRLLTLYYEERPDPQNPFERVAFGTSGHRGTSLRGTFTEAHVLAIAQAIADLRASFGATGPLFLAKDTHALSEPAWTTALTVLAANGIEVRLEEGYTPTPLVSLAILEHNAHHPAKADGILLTPSHNPPEDGGLKYNPPTGGPADTRITKAIEERANALLAEGLKGVKRLPLREALKRAKPFDYVGLYVEKIREAVDLEAIRVSGLRLGVDPLGGASLRVWERLAEAYRLNLEVVNPTVDPTFRFMPKDHDGKIRMDCSSPYAMAGLLALKDRFDLAIGNDPDADRHGIVTRKGLMNPNHYLAAAVFHLYTTRTWPGAKVGKTAVTSALLDRVAKALGREVYETPVGFKYFVDGLLEGWLGFGGEESAGASFLRFDGRPFSTDKDGILLGLLAAEILAKREKGPDELYEELAERLGRPHYARKDLPISPEAKARLARMAPEDIRERELAGEPILQVLTRAPGNGEPLGGLKVVTESAWFAARPSGTEDVAKVYAESFKGPEHLQAVLEAALNLVQRALA
- a CDS encoding TRAP transporter substrate-binding protein — translated: MKRRDFLKKAGIGVAASAAFGPVFAQAQPTIRWRLASSFPKSLDTIYGAAEVLAERVSALTGGRFQIRPYQAGEIVPGLQVMDAVQQGTVEMGHTASYYFVGKAQVFAFDTAVPFGLTARQQNAWMYHAGGIELFRPIFADFGIIQFPGGNTGVQMGGWFRKEIKGVADLKGLKMRIPGPGGQVMSRLGVVPQVLAGGDIYPALERGVVDAAEWVGPYDDEKLGFYKVAKYYYYPGWHEPGPMLSFYVNLREWGRLPKDYQQAIEVAAAEANLWMMAKYDRLNAPALQRLIRAGVRLRKWPAEVMRAAQKAAFEWYEEEAAKDATYRKVYTAWKAFREEQYRWFGVAELGYEGFAFPAS
- a CDS encoding DUF4384 domain-containing protein, with product MRLLWLLMAGLLSACTLTLEGVTVSYRWDFSPAILRFEPDRGAGATYYVGEEVRFLLTLADSGWISLVAIDPDGRTYEFDRFYLGRGTHLLPPGAYRYTLTPPRGLHRVRAVYTDSQPGSLRLEGIYTDWDARLRVYLDASGARRYQVAETYFYVR
- a CDS encoding ribonuclease HII; this translates as MEEVQGCLEASFWSLGLRVAGVDEAGRGAWAGPIVVGAVILPPGRYPFRDSKLLRPKERERLAEEVRRVALAHALGVAEVGEVDRLGVLKATLLAAQRALDLLDPPPEALVTDYLRVSTSLPLLAPPKADQNSPSVAAASILAKVHRDRLMVELDRLYPGYGFARHKGYGTPEHQEALLALGPSPVHRRRFVPVAQAPLRFAEGE
- a CDS encoding carboxylesterase/lipase family protein, which encodes MSPSPFRRAAALTLTLGLTLAQGITVRTPLGPALGQIEKGAIAFYGLPYAQANRFEAPRPVAAWPPGVGRERVACPQTLGTPARLGGYLPPQREDCLVVNLFLPLELPPPEGFPVMVYLHGGGFTSGSAAEPIYAGHRLAQEGVVVVSVNYRLGPLGFLALPALAKEDPKAVGNYGLLDLVEALRFVQRYIRYFGGNPQNVTLFGESAGGMLVCSLLATPEAQGLFHRAILQSGGCHQVRPLEKDFPFGERWARNLGCSPEDLACLRHLPLSRLFPPEEPKAPPDITAAVLGFPLSPFKPHLGALLPENPLEALGQGRARGIPLLVGANLEELTFPGLAWLLGPGTWEEFSGRLAAQGIPPKEREALTKAYQRRFPDSRKAWGEAQTDLQLLCPSLKAARLQAPFAPTYAYLFTFRVPGWEGLGAFHGLELAPLFGNFEEMPFLPLFLSAEAREKAEALGKRMRRYWVSFAREGEPRGWPRWPTYEEGYLLRLDEPPGLLPDPYGERCGALEALGLL
- a CDS encoding molybdopterin oxidoreductase family protein — encoded protein: MKARATCPLDCPDACSLLLTLEEGRLSRVEGDPRHPVTQGFACAKTYRYPERVRERLLYPMRRVGKKGEGRFERISWEEALEEIAERLRAILDTHGGEAILPYHYAGTMGLVENQHPLAFFRAIGASELEETICSTAGSAAWEMTYGPRLGPDPEEVPEARYILLWGINSLSTNSHLTPFLKEARRRGAKVVHIDPYENPTSRFADEHIKLRPGTDAALAYALAHLLFRENLVDWEYLKEAATGLEAFQEEARKWPPERAEALTGVPKEAMERLARELGEAKRVFLRVGYGMTRHPGGGNALRAAILLPALVGAWRYPGCGALLSTSGAFPLNKRFLGGRHLLEGSHPHEGYFRPNPRVRRINMNQLASALTRLAPSIRALFVFNSNPLVVAPDTGRVKEGLLREDLLTVVLEQVPTETALYADYLLPATFFYEHPDLYTSYGHYYLSWNEPLTEPEGEAKPNTWVFRELGRRLGLKEPTLYWTAEEVAESLLDVDHPYLAGINLKRLKEEGFVKLNLPKPFLPFRNGPVRFSPPPEVIPTQTLPGYPLILLTPPAHRFLNTTYGNVQALVEAEGGEPRLLIHPKDAEERGITEGMLVYIHSPQGRVVRKAKVTEAPMPGTVVLEGTWWEKWAPDGKGINHLTAETLTDLGGGSTFHSTPVEVEPLRLA